Proteins found in one Acipenser ruthenus chromosome 18, fAciRut3.2 maternal haplotype, whole genome shotgun sequence genomic segment:
- the LOC117433505 gene encoding somatomedin-B and thrombospondin type-1 domain-containing protein-like has protein sequence MVVIFYLITTAMKFVGSTFLLVCVGLFLLASRSEGGCVDSGLCCAGRDHTCVSEGWRPDRSHGSCYCDQACAATLDCCHDYRQFCPAVSCEVSEWSAWSGCAEPCKATFRVRRRQVVREPQNGGVPCPHVQEYAGCAEYWSRRREECRQSFVPALITTGGYGNARRKRDVSTEQELSGYCVEFQLMFLTPGCLHTSGSHTRWMQYLRHTVCVECQPPALGSGHQQCYGDGQDAKKNQFLQWQAVGAPRCRGTWKRIRRLASCTCPTVHSFLFI, from the exons ATGGtggtgatcttttatttaattacCACCGCGATGAAGTTTGTGGGCAGTACGTTTTTGCTCGTGTGTGTCGGGTTGTTTCTGCTCGCCTCCCGAAGCGAGGGCGGGTGTGTGGATTCGGGACTGTGTTGCGCAGGTAGAGACCACACCTGCGTCAGCGAGGGATGGAGACCCGACAGGTCGCACGGGAGCTGCTACTGCGATCAGGCGTGCGCAGCCACGCTGGACTGCTGTCATGATTACCGGCAATTTTGTCCAG CGGTGTCCTGTGAGGTCAGTGAATGGAGTGCGTGGTCTGGCTGTGCGGAGCCCTGTAAAGCCACATTCCGTGTGCGGAGGAGGCAGGTGGTCCGGGAGCCGCAGAACGGGGGGGTGCCGTGCCCCCACGTGCAGGAATATGCTGGCTGTGCGGAGTACTGGAGTCGCCGGAGAGAGGAGTGCAGGCAGTCCTTCG TCCCAGCACTGATAACGACAGGGGGTTATGGGAACGCCAGGAGAAAGAGAGACGTGTCCACGGAGCAGGAGCTATCAGG GTACTGTGTAGAGTTTCAGCTGATGTTTCTCACTCCTGGCTGTCTCCACACCAGCGGCTCGCACACACGCTGGATGCAGTACCTGAGGCACACTGTCTGTGTGGAGTGCCAGCCCCCAGCGCTCGGCTCCGGGCACCAGCAGTGCTATGGGGATGGACAGGATGCGAAGAA GAATCAGTTTCTCCAGTGGCAGGCTGTAGGTGCCCCGCGCTGTCGAGGAACATGGAAGCGCATTCGAAGACTGGCGTCCTGCACCTGCCCCACCGTGCACAGCTTCCTGTTCATCTGA